CCGCCTGAAGCTGTTCATCCAGAGCGTGGTGTACCTGCCGCACTTCTTCTCCTGGGTGCTGGTCATCACGCTGTTCCAGCAGATGCTCGGCGGCGCCGGGGTGGTGAACAACTTCCTGCGGACCCACGATCTCGGCGTCGTCGACCTGATGACCAACCCGGACACCTTCATCCTGCTGGTCACCGCCGAGGGGATCTGGAAGGACGCGGGCTGGGGAATGATCATCTTCCTGGCCGCGCTGAGCACGGTGAACGCCGATCTGTACGAGGCGGCGGCCGTGGACGGCGCGAACCGATGGCGCAGGCTGTGGCACGTCACGCTGCCCGCACTCGTGCCGGTGATCGTGCTGCTGCTGATCATGCGCCTCGGCGACGCGCTGTCGGTCGGCTTCGAGCAGTTCCTGCTGCAACGCGGCGCCGTCGGCGTCGACGCCTCGGAGGTGCTCGACACCTACGTCTATTACGAGGGCGTGGTCAACGGCGACTTCGCCTATGCGGGCGCGGCGGGCCTGTTCAAGGGCGTCGTCGGCCTGCTGCTGGTCCTCGGGGCGAACAAGGCCGCGCATCTGCTCGGTCAGCAGGGGGTGTATTCGCGCTCATGACCACGATGGCCGAGAGACCCGAGACGGCCGCGCCGCGTCGTCGTCGACATCCGCTGCGGCCTGCCTGGGAGGAGGAGCCCACGCCGCTGGGGCGGACGGCGAAGGCCGTGGTGCTCACCCTGGTGGTGCTCGCCGTGGCGTTCCCGCTGTACGTGGTCGTGCTGACCAGCCTCTCGCCGCAGGAGGCGATCACCCGGGCGGGCGGGCTGGTGACGGTG
This genomic stretch from Actinoalloteichus hoggarensis harbors:
- a CDS encoding ABC transporter permease, with translation MSKRALRRADRRRRLRRDWPLLLMVAPTILVLGAFHYLPLLGNVIAFQDYSPFVGILESPFVGFANFERLFGDPDFWRATGNTLGITAFQLVFFFPVPIMLALVINSLLSARLKLFIQSVVYLPHFFSWVLVITLFQQMLGGAGVVNNFLRTHDLGVVDLMTNPDTFILLVTAEGIWKDAGWGMIIFLAALSTVNADLYEAAAVDGANRWRRLWHVTLPALVPVIVLLLIMRLGDALSVGFEQFLLQRGAVGVDASEVLDTYVYYEGVVNGDFAYAGAAGLFKGVVGLLLVLGANKAAHLLGQQGVYSRS